CAACTCACATTCAAGATCGCCTCCAAGGCCGACCTGATCCTCACCATGACGAAGGCCCATCGAGACGCCGTATTGGAAGTCGCACCACGCCAACTGCGTAGAACCTTCACCCTTGGAGAAGCCGCCCGGCTCGCAACAGATCACGACGCCCGAAACGTCGCTGACCTATCAGCGCTCCGACCGCAACTGGGCTCGCACGAGGCGGATGACATCCCCGATCCGATTGGGCAAGATGCGGAGGTCTTCGCGATGGTAGGTGCGCGTATCGCCGAACTGCTCCCGCCGGTTCTTGCGCTTTGCCAACAGCAGGACGCCTAGGTTCCGTCCGCCTTTTTGCCGCTACGGTCTGCCGATACCGCGGTACGACCAGCCCGCTCCGCGCCACTTGACCGGATCAAGGCAGTTTCGCCCGTCGATCACGACTCTTCGGCGCACCGCACCCGCGAGGTCTGTGGGCTCTACGGCAGTGAACTGCGTCCACTCCGTCAGAATCATGACCACATCGGCGCCTGCGCACGCTGCAGTCATATCCGGGGCGTACTGCAACGTCGGAAAGAGCTGTCGCGCATTCTGCATCGCCTCGGGGTCATAAACGGTAACCGCGGCGCCCTGCAGCTGGATCTGTCCTGCGATGTTCAACGCCGGCGAATCGCGAACGTCATCGGAGTCCGGTTTGAACGCAGCTCCGAGAACGCCCACGCGCGCGCCGATGAAGGAACCGCCTACGGCCTCTCGCGCCAACTCCACCATCTTGTTTCGCCGACGCATGTTGATGCTGTCCACTTCCCGGAGGAGCGCGAAGGCTTGTCCTGCACCGAGTTCCCCCGCCATGGCGATGAAGGCACGAATGTCCTTGGGCAGGCAGCCGCCTCCGAAACCGATCCCTGCGTTCAGGAACCGCCGTCCGATTCGGGCATCGTGCCCAATGGCGTCTGCAAGTACCGACACGTCCGCGCCCGTCGCTTCGCACACCTCAGCGATTGCGTTGATGAACGAAATTTTAGTTGCGAGAAACGCATTCGCGGATGTCTTGACCAACTCAGAGGTCGCCAAGTCGGTCACCAGGAACGGAATCTGTTCTTCCAGCAGCGGCGCATAGACGTCACGAGCGACAGCCTCAGCATTGCCGGGGCGGTCTCGATCCACACCGAGCACAATGCGATCGGGATGCAACGTGTCCTTCACCGCGAAGCCCTCCCGCAGGAATTCGGGGTTCCATGCGAGTTCTACCTGCCCCGTAGCGGGGGCAAGAGTGCGGACTCGAGCGCCCAACCTCGCTGCCGTGCCGGCCGGCACCGTTGACTTTCCGAAGATGACCGCCGGGCGGGTCAGCAGTGGTGCCAACGACTCGACAACAGCCTCGACGTGCCTCAGATCTGCGGCAAGTTCGCCTTGCTTCTGCGGAGTACCGACGGCGATGAAGTGCACGTCGGCGAATTCGGCGGCCTCCTGATAGGAGGTCGTGAAACGCAGCCGGCCAGCATCGATATTGGCCCGCAACACGTCCGGCAGACCCGGCTCGTAGAACGGCAGCTCTCCCATGGCCAGCTTGGCTAGTTTGCCTTCGTCGATGTCTACGCCAAGCACGTCATGGCCGAGTTCTGCCATGCAGGCGGCATGGGTCGCACCGAGATAACCGGTGCCGAACACCGCGATTCGACAGCTCATGAGTCCCCCCTTTGAATTCCTCCCACGCGTCATCCTAACTATCCGTCCGGGAATCCGCTCCGATGGGCGTTGCGACGAGGAAAGACACCCCCCGTCGCCCCCATCGCCAGACCAAATCGTCGGTGCGGCAGCGATGTCGGCAGTGGGTCCCAGCGATGCCGCAGAGGAGACGATGACGTCGGACAGCCGAATCGCCGTTGAGTAGCGCTTCTTGGCATGACGCCTCCATGGTTGATGGGTGACGGCATTGCGTCGGCAGAACTGCGAGGCCGGCACATCAGCGATCGAAGATCCATTGACTATCGGCATCTTGCAACGGGAAAGACACATCTGAGTAGAGTTTGCTGCCTCCATCCCAAGACACGGATAGCGTGCGTGCCTACCCGACCTCTTGTCAGCTCTACCATCGGGCACAGTGAGCGTGTGGCAGTTAGGGCAAACGGCGCTGATTTCGCGAGGATGCGAGCGTCGAGGTCAGCGAGCACCGCCGATGACCAAGCCGAGTACACACTTGGGGAATCGAAGCTCGATCGCCGTCGGAGAACACCGCTTCTAGTCGTGGCCGTTTGCTGGAGCTTAGTAAGGGATCTCGGGTGCGCCTCATGCGGCGCACCCCATTAAGCCGCAGCCCCGGCAAAGAGCGTCCCGGGCCACCGGCGCGTCGAAGATGATGGCGCTGCCACCCCTGGCACCGAGGTCGCCGAGACGGTGACCTCGGTGCGGCTGGGCGCGACTACTACGCGCGGGTAGCCGGCAACGACTACTCCGTGGACCCGCATGCAATCGGCCAACGCGTCGACGTGACCACCACCCTGGCTCAGGTGACGGTGACCCGGGCAGGGACGCCTGCTGGCGGCCCATGACCGCTGCTGGGCGGCGCGACGAACCGTCACCGACCCAGCCCCGTGGCGGCCGCTGCGGCGTTGCGCCGACAGTTCCAAGTCGGCCCACCGCCGGCTGCAGGTGATCAGCTGGTTCGGGACTTGACCGACTACGACCACACCTTCGTCGTCGACTTCGCCACGGCCACAGTCACTCCGACGACGAGGTGGTCTGATCATGGACGACGATCCGATCACGGTGGTCCTGCACTACGCCCAAGCTCTCAAGGCGCCGCGCATCCGCGAGTCGGCCGCCTACCTAGCCGAGCAGGCCCGCGACGCCAACCGGAGTCATGAGGAGTATTTGGCAGCAGCGCTCTCCCGGGAGGTCGCCGCCCGCGAGGCCTCCGGTGCGGCCACCCGTATCCGCTCAGCGGGGTTCCCGACCCGCAAATCCTTGGAGGGCTTCGACTTCGACCATCGGCCCGCCTTGAATCGCGACATAATTGCCCACCTAAGCACGGGAGCGTTCCTGGCCAAGTCCCACAACGGGGTGCTGCTCGGCCCACCAGGAACCGGCAGAACCCACCCAGCTATGGGCAATCCCCGCTGCCTCGAGATGCCGCCGACATTTACACAATCGTCGACGCCGCGCTTATCTTCGGTGCTGGAACTAACCGCGTAACGAGCGCTAGTGCTCCGATACGCGGCTCGCGTTTTGCACGTAATCCGCTAGCGCCTCGACAGCGTTTCCGGGTACGTACCCTGTAGATTCAATCTTGGCTAGGTCCAGCACACTACTGCTCGGTCGCGGAGCGACAGGATCCGCTGAGGACCCGAAGTAGTCTTCGGTGCTGACGCCGGTCACCCTGTCCGGGTCATGGCCGGCGGAAGCGAAAACGCACCTCGCGATCTCTGCCCAGGACATAGCGGGTCCACCGCCGGTAACGTTGTAGGTCCCGAACGAAGCACCCGTTTCGATGAGGTGTCGGATGGCCTGGGCGAGTTCTGAAGTGAAGGTCAACCTTCCATGCTGGTCGTCGACGACGAAGGGGTCGACGTCACGCTGGGCTAGGTCCAACATGGTTCGCACGAAGTTGCGGCCGTCGCCAGTCACCCATGAGGTGCGCAAGATGTAATGGTGCGGGACGGCGGCCACAATTTGATCACCGGCGGCCTTCGTCTGCCCGTAAACACCAAGGGGGCACACCGGGTCTTCCTCGCGGTACGGCCGCGTTGCGGTGCCGTCAAATACGTAGTCACTAGATATGTGAACAAGCACGATCTTGTACGCGTCGGCGACACGCGTTAGGGCGCCCACGCCGGTAACGTTGGTCTCCCATGCACGCACGCGGCCATCCAGAGTCTCTGCTTCGTCCACCGACGTGCAGGCCGCGGCGTTGATGATCACGCCGTAGTCGCGCCACCTGCGGGCAGAACCAAGATTGGTGGCGGTGATATCGATGTCGGCCCGGTCAGCGTACTCGACGTGAGGTGAGTCCGCGTACGCCTCGCGCAGCGCGCGGCCCAGCTGCCCACCCGCGCCAAGGACCAATACTTTGGGCGGCAGAATGGGCGAGATGTCAACCAGATAGGGGTGGGCTCGGTCCTTCGCCGATAGTTCCGCGCGATCCAACGGGATCGGCCAATCGATGGCGATGGTTGCGTCAGCGAGGTTCACCGATGTGTATACGGCGGCCGGTGAGTAATGGTCGTTGACGAGATAGGTGTATGCCGTGTTGGGCTCCAGCGTTTGAAACGCGTTGCCGACTCCACGAGGCACGAATACCGCTCGAGACGGATCAAGCTCTGCGGTGAACACGGTGCCGAATGAGGGCCCGACGCGCAGGTCGACCCACGCGCCGAAGATACGTCCCGTCGCGACCGAAACAAACTTGTCCCACGGCTCGGCATGGATGCCTCGCGTCGTTCCCAGTGCGTCGTTGAACGAGATGTTGTTTTGGACCGGCGAAAAGTCGGGCAGCCCAGCGGCCATCATCTTCTCACGCTGCCAATTCTCTTTGAACCAGCCGCGATTGTCACCATGGACGGGAAGGTCCCAAACCGACAATCCTGGGATTGGAGACATGGTGCGCCGCAACGATCCGCCATACTCTGTCAATTGCTCACCTCTTCGGTCACTGGCCGAGTAGGGCGTAAAGCGCCTCCGTGGCGTCCTTACCGGCCGACCACCAATCCTCATGGTGGCGATACCACTCGATCGTCGCGGCCAAGCCTTGCGCGAAGTCGCGGTATTCCGGCTGCCAGCCGAGTTCACTGCGCAACTTGGTGGAGTCGATGGCATAACGCAAATCATGGCCGGCGCGATCGGCGACACGGTCGTAGGCATCCGCGGGTTGGCCCATAAGAGTCAGGATCAGTTCGACCACCGTCTTGTTATCCTTCTCGCCGTCGGCGCCGATTAGGTACGTTTCCCCAATCCGACCTTTCTCCAGTATCGCCAGCACCGCTGACGAGTGGTCGTCGACGTGGATCCAGTCGCGTACGTTGTGCCCACTGCCGTACAGCTTGGGCCGGATGCCGCGGAGGACATTGGTGATCTGGCGCGGGATGAACTTTTCGATATGCTGAAAGGGCCCGTAATTATTGGAGCAATTCGAGATCGTCGCGGCGACGCCGAACGACCGGGTCCATGCACGCACTAACAAGTCGCTGCCGGCCTTCGTCGAGGAGTAAGGCGAGGACGGGTTGTATGGGGTGGATTCGGTGAACCTGCAGGGGTCTTCGAGCGCTAGATCGCCGTACACCTCGTCGGTGGAGATGTGGTGAAACCGAGTGTCGTGTTTGCGTGCTGCTTCCAACAACGCGAATGTGCCCACCAAGTTGGTCTGTAGAAACGGGTGTGGGTTGCGCAACGAGTTGTCGTTGTGCGATTCGGCCGCGTAATGCACCACCGCGTCTGCGGACGCTGTCAGTCGGTCCACGAGCGCAGCATCCACGATATCGCCCCTGACGAAGTTCACTCGTGACTCTGGCAATTCAGACAACGACGCGCGGTTACCAGAATACGTAAGTTTATCCAGCACGGTCACATGGTGATCGGTGTGGTTGATGACGTGGTGCACAAAATTGGACCCGATGAATCCCGCGCCTCCGGTGACCAGCAGCTGCGCCATACCC
Above is a window of Mycolicibacterium baixiangningiae DNA encoding:
- a CDS encoding UDP-glucose dehydrogenase family protein, producing the protein MSCRIAVFGTGYLGATHAACMAELGHDVLGVDIDEGKLAKLAMGELPFYEPGLPDVLRANIDAGRLRFTTSYQEAAEFADVHFIAVGTPQKQGELAADLRHVEAVVESLAPLLTRPAVIFGKSTVPAGTAARLGARVRTLAPATGQVELAWNPEFLREGFAVKDTLHPDRIVLGVDRDRPGNAEAVARDVYAPLLEEQIPFLVTDLATSELVKTSANAFLATKISFINAIAEVCEATGADVSVLADAIGHDARIGRRFLNAGIGFGGGCLPKDIRAFIAMAGELGAGQAFALLREVDSINMRRRNKMVELAREAVGGSFIGARVGVLGAAFKPDSDDVRDSPALNIAGQIQLQGAAVTVYDPEAMQNARQLFPTLQYAPDMTAACAGADVVMILTEWTQFTAVEPTDLAGAVRRRVVIDGRNCLDPVKWRGAGWSYRGIGRP
- the rfbB gene encoding dTDP-glucose 4,6-dehydratase yields the protein MAQLLVTGGAGFIGSNFVHHVINHTDHHVTVLDKLTYSGNRASLSELPESRVNFVRGDIVDAALVDRLTASADAVVHYAAESHNDNSLRNPHPFLQTNLVGTFALLEAARKHDTRFHHISTDEVYGDLALEDPCRFTESTPYNPSSPYSSTKAGSDLLVRAWTRSFGVAATISNCSNNYGPFQHIEKFIPRQITNVLRGIRPKLYGSGHNVRDWIHVDDHSSAVLAILEKGRIGETYLIGADGEKDNKTVVELILTLMGQPADAYDRVADRAGHDLRYAIDSTKLRSELGWQPEYRDFAQGLAATIEWYRHHEDWWSAGKDATEALYALLGQ
- a CDS encoding arsenate reductase/protein-tyrosine-phosphatase family protein; its protein translation is MKILFVCTGNICRSPTAERLAIAYSARSQAHGDIEVSSAGTRAVIGHPIHHEAAVVLEEMGGQTTDFAARQLTFKIASKADLILTMTKAHRDAVLEVAPRQLRRTFTLGEAARLATDHDARNVADLSALRPQLGSHEADDIPDPIGQDAEVFAMVGARIAELLPPVLALCQQQDA
- a CDS encoding sugar nucleotide-binding protein, yielding MTEYGGSLRRTMSPIPGLSVWDLPVHGDNRGWFKENWQREKMMAAGLPDFSPVQNNISFNDALGTTRGIHAEPWDKFVSVATGRIFGAWVDLRVGPSFGTVFTAELDPSRAVFVPRGVGNAFQTLEPNTAYTYLVNDHYSPAAVYTSVNLADATIAIDWPIPLDRAELSAKDRAHPYLVDISPILPPKVLVLGAGGQLGRALREAYADSPHVEYADRADIDITATNLGSARRWRDYGVIINAAACTSVDEAETLDGRVRAWETNVTGVGALTRVADAYKIVLVHISSDYVFDGTATRPYREEDPVCPLGVYGQTKAAGDQIVAAVPHHYILRTSWVTGDGRNFVRTMLDLAQRDVDPFVVDDQHGRLTFTSELAQAIRHLIETGASFGTYNVTGGGPAMSWAEIARCVFASAGHDPDRVTGVSTEDYFGSSADPVAPRPSSSVLDLAKIESTGYVPGNAVEALADYVQNASRVSEH